In Deltaproteobacteria bacterium, a single window of DNA contains:
- the eno gene encoding phosphopyruvate hydratase: MTMIVDVHGREVLDSRGNPTVEVEVLLESGAEGRAIVPSGASTGTREAVELRDGDPKRFMGKGVTKAVRNVNRVIAPKLIGYDATEQVLIDRMLIDLDGTENKGKLGANAILGASIAVARAAAEACGLPLYRYLGGVGGCTLPVPMMNILNGGSHADNNMDIQEFMVMPVGAKSFSEALRMGVETFHNLKKVLKGKGLNTNVGDEGGFAPQLRSNAEAIEVILEAIAKAGYKPGRDVCVALDSAASEFREKGKYVFRKSDKSKRDSAQLVRFYEDLCRQYPIVSIEDGFAEDDWEGWKMFTDAMGKKIQIVGDDIFVTNPSILRKGIAKGVANSVLIKLNQIGTVTETIEAIEMAKRAGWTAVVSHRSGETEDSTIADLVVGLSTGQIKTGSASRTDRIAKYNQLLRIEEELGSAARFDGQGVFYNL, encoded by the coding sequence ATGACGATGATCGTCGATGTGCACGGAAGGGAGGTCTTGGACTCCCGGGGGAACCCGACCGTCGAGGTCGAGGTGCTACTCGAGTCCGGCGCGGAAGGGCGCGCGATCGTCCCCTCCGGTGCGTCGACCGGGACCCGCGAGGCCGTGGAGCTGCGCGACGGCGACCCGAAGCGGTTCATGGGGAAGGGCGTGACGAAGGCGGTCCGCAACGTGAACAGGGTGATCGCTCCCAAGCTGATCGGATACGACGCGACGGAGCAGGTCCTGATCGACCGGATGCTGATCGACCTGGACGGCACCGAAAACAAGGGGAAGCTGGGGGCGAACGCGATCCTCGGCGCCTCGATCGCGGTGGCCCGGGCGGCGGCGGAGGCGTGCGGCCTCCCGTTGTACCGGTACCTCGGCGGAGTCGGCGGGTGCACCCTCCCCGTCCCGATGATGAACATCCTGAACGGCGGCTCCCACGCCGACAACAACATGGACATCCAGGAGTTCATGGTGATGCCGGTGGGGGCGAAGAGCTTCTCCGAGGCGCTCCGGATGGGGGTCGAGACGTTCCACAACCTGAAGAAGGTGCTGAAGGGGAAGGGGCTGAACACGAACGTCGGCGACGAGGGCGGGTTCGCCCCCCAGCTGCGGTCCAACGCCGAGGCGATCGAGGTGATCCTGGAGGCGATCGCGAAGGCCGGGTACAAGCCGGGGAGGGACGTCTGCGTCGCCCTCGACTCCGCCGCCTCCGAGTTCCGCGAGAAGGGGAAATACGTATTCCGCAAGTCCGACAAGTCGAAGCGGGACTCCGCGCAACTCGTCAGGTTCTACGAGGACCTGTGCCGCCAGTACCCGATCGTGTCCATCGAGGACGGCTTCGCCGAGGACGACTGGGAAGGCTGGAAGATGTTCACGGATGCGATGGGAAAGAAGATCCAGATCGTGGGGGACGACATCTTCGTCACCAATCCCTCGATCCTGCGGAAGGGGATCGCGAAGGGGGTGGCCAACTCCGTCCTCATCAAGCTGAACCAGATCGGCACCGTGACGGAGACGATCGAGGCGATCGAGATGGCGAAGCGCGCGGGGTGGACCGCCGTTGTGTCCCATCGATCCGGCGAGACCGAGGACAGCACCATCGCCGACCTCGTCGTGGGGCTCTCCACGGGACAGATCAAGACCGGCTCCGCCTCGCGGACCGACCGGATCGCGAAGTACAACCAACTGCTCCGGATCGAGGAGGAACTCGGCTCGGCGGCCCGGTTCGACGGGCAGGGAGTGTTCTATAATCTCTGA